The DNA segment CCAAGGGAAGCGAAGGAAAAGATATGGCGGAATTATTCGATATGAAAAATGCGGGAGCTGTTGCTTTTGGAGATTACAACAAAAGTTTAGACAACGCCAATTTGCTGAAAATTGCCCTGCAATACGTTCAGGATTTTGATGGATTGGTCATTGCTTTCGCCCAAGATTCGAATATAAAAGGAAACGGAGTTGCCAATGAAGGCATTGTTTCAACAAGATTGGGATTGAAAGGAATACCAGATTTGGCTGAAGAATTGCAAATTGCCAGAAATTTGTTTCTATTGGAATATACTGGTGGAAAGTTACATATTCCAACCATTTCAACTGCAAAATCAGTAGCGTTAATCAAGGAAGCCAAAGCCAAAGGATTGAAAGTAACTTGCAGCGTTTCTGTGCATCATTTGGTTTTAACCGATGAAAAACTGGAAAATTTTGATACAAGATGCAAAGTTTCGCCACCATTGCGAACAGAAACCGACAGACAAGCATTGCTTGCCGGAATTCTTGACAATACGATTGATATGATTACAACCGACCACAATCCAATTGACATCGAACACAAAAAAATGGAATTTGATTTGGCCAAAAACGGAACAATCAGTTTAGAAAGTGCTTTTGGTGCCTTGTCAACCGTTCTATCTTTAGAAAAAATAATCGAAAAATTGACTTCTGGAAAAAATACTTTTGGTATTGAATCACAAACCATTGCCGAAGGTCAAAAAGCCAACATCAGCTTATTCAATCCCGAAGGAAAAAGTGTTTTTACCAACGATAATATACTATCAAAATCTAAAAACTCCGCTTTTCTGGGAACTGAATTGAAAGGAAAAGTATATGGAATTTACAATCAGGGGAAATTAGTTTTGTAATCACCAAACCTCAAAGGCTTAAATCAAATAAAAATGGAAAATAACAACATCGATGAAGGAAAAAGCATTGCAATTGTGAGTTACATCACCATTATTGGTGCGATTGCAGCTATTTTTATGAACCAAGACAAGAAAAATAGTTTTGCTGCTTTTCATATTCGTCAGGCATTAGGAATATTTATTTCGTTTTTTTTAATCGGGTATTTCATAGGTTATTTTGATAGTTGGATGATATCTTCTGCTTTTTATGTTTTTTACTTCATACTCTGGATTTATGGATTTCTTGGAGCATTGCAAGGCCAGATGAAACTGATTCCGTTATTGGGAGAACAATTTCAAAAAATATTTAAAAATATCGAATAATATATGAATTTATCACTAGAATATCTCGTAAGAGAACCCAAAATAAAGTTGGACAAAAATCCACTTTTACTATTAATTCACGGTTACGGTAGCAACGAACAAGATTTATTTTCATTCGCCACCGAACTTCCTGACGAATATTATATTGTTTCGGTACGTGCTCCCTACGATATACAATACGGAAGCTACGCTTGGTACGCTATCAACTTTGATGCTGACCAAAACAAGTTTTCCGACAACGAGCAAGCCAAAACTTCGAGAGATTTAATTGCTCAATTTATTGATGAATTAGAAGCCAATTACCCGATTGATAATGAAAACGTGACTTTAATTGGTTTTAGCCAAGGAGCCATATTGAGTTATGCTGTGGCGCTTTCACATCCTGAAAAAGTGCAAAGAGTGGTGGCGATGAGCGGTTACGTCAACCCGGAAATTATAGAAGAAAATTACCTAAAAAATTCCTTTTCGAATCTTAAAATATTCACTTCCCACGGAACGGTTGACCAAGTAATCCCGGTGGAATGGGGACGAAAAGCAAAACCTTTTCTGGAGAATTTAGGCATCAATTCGACGTATAAAGAATATCCGATTGGTCACGGCGTTTCACCACAAAATTTTTATGATTTCAAGAATTGGATTTTGGCAAATACGTAAAATAACACGTAGAGACGGGTTTGAAACCCGTCTCTACTGCGCAGGAATCCGTTTATTTCTGGTACAACAAAGATTGAAATGTTTCGAAAGAAACCGTTTCGTCATCATTGACAAAATACTTTATCAATACCTCTCCCCAATATTCTCCGTCACTGAAATCGGCAATAATCCAACGGTGGTTCAAGACTTTCACTTTATTGATGATGAATTTATTGGCTCCAATTTGATCTTGTCCTGTGTATGGATTCCCTTTTGGATTGGCATTCAAATCCATTAATTTTTCGGTTACAAAAGGAATCAACTTTTCGACTTGAATTGTTTTTGTAGCATTGTCGGGATTGAAATAATTCTGTGCATTTTCATTTTTTTCCAAAGAAAAATAGTTGGCATCGACCAATTTGGCATTGGCTGCTTCTAAATCTTTCTTCAATTTTGCTTCTGTTTTAGTGCATTTGTTTTGTTGGAAAGCCAGTTCTTTGCTGAAATACATATACGTAAAAACATTAAAAAGCAGCACAAGAATAAAAAGATAAAGCAATAAAGATTTTTTCATTTTCAGGTAATATTAAATAGTAATTTCCAAGTTGTCATAAGCCAAATAAACGTTTTCCGGCAATTTTTGTTGCACTTCTTCATGAAAACCCATAAGATGGCTAATATGTGTGAGATAGGCTTTTTCGGGTTGAATCATTGCGATAAAATCCAAGGCTTCCTGCAGGTTGAAATGCGTGTCGTGGGGCGTTTCTCGTAGCGCATTTATAACCAATACTTTCAGGTTTTTCAATTTGGCAATTTCACTTTCTTCTACCGTTTTAACGTCGGTCAAATAAGCAAAATTATCTATTCGGTATCCAAAAACAGGAAGGTTACCGTGCATCACGTTTATGGGAATTGCCTTTTTATTTCCAATGGCAAAAGGATAATTATTGACTACTTCAATTGCTTTTACGGAAGGAGCGCCGGGATATCTATTTTCAGTTTTAAAAACGTAATCGAATCGCAATTTCAAATTATCAATTACGCGTTGATTGGCATAAATCGGGATTTCGCCCTGCTTGAAATTGAACGGACGGATGTCATCCAATCCAGCAGTATGATCCGAATGTTCGTGGGTGTATAAAATTCCATCCACTTTTTGACAATTCGAAGTCAACATCTGTTGTCTGAAATCGGGACCACAATCGACAACATACGAATGGTTTTCCCAATGAATCCAGACCGAAACCCGGAGTCTTTTGTCCTTTAAATCAGTACTTAAACAAACCGGATGATTACTGCCAATTATGGGGATTCCTTGCGAGGTTCCAGTTCCTAAAAAATATACTTTCATCTAGCACGATATTTGCTAATTATTTTTACAAAAATAGGATTAATTTCTCTTTCATAAGAAGCCTATTTAATTAACTTTGTAGAAATAATCCCTATACTTCTAATAATATGGATAAAAAGATAAAACTCAAGGGTGACAGAGTCATCGAACAAATCCCTTCCATCAAAGACAAAGCGCTTCGTATCAACTTGAACGAAAACATTTATGGGACTTTTGCCGAAATTGGAGCTGGACAAGAAACAGTGAGACATTTTTTTAGGGCTGGGGGTTCTTCTGGAACAATTGCAAAGGCAACATCTGCTTATGACAAGGACTTTAGCGACGTTATTTACGGTATCGAAGCCGATGGTCGTTATGTAACCGAAAGTCGTCTCAAAAAAATGCTTTCGCACGAGGTAAATCTTATCGAAAAACGGTTGAGCAGAGCCAAACATCCCAACAAAATGTTTTTCAGTTATGCCAATACCGTTGCCACCATTGACTTTGCCAAACAATTTAAAGGACACGGATGGGTTGGTATCCGATTTCAAATCGAACCAAACGAAGATTACAACGACATCATTCTGCACATTCGTTTCAAGGAAACCGATGTGCGATTGCAACAAGAAACATTGGGAATTCTTGGGGTGAATTTAATTTATAGTGCTTTTTACAAACACAACGATCCTAAAAAAATCCTGCGTTATTTATACGACCATTTAGACAAAGACCAGCTGGAAATAGACACCATCAATTTCTCTGGCCCTTGTTTTAAAGATGTCGATAATCGTTTAATGAGTTTGCAATTGGTAAAAAACGGAATGACCGATGCCGTGATATTTGACCCTCAAGCCAGAAACGTGCTGCCGGCAGCCATATTGTACAAAAAAAACATTCTTACCCTGAGAGGGAGTTTCCGTCCCGTGACCAAGGTAAACATGGACATGTACAAAGAGTCGCTTAAAATGTTTTTGAACGAAAACAAAGTGGATGCCGAAAACACCTTGGTAATCTTTGAAATCACCTTGTCCAACTTGCGTTCCGATGGGGAAATCGACGAAAGAGATTTTATGGATCGAGCCG comes from the Flavobacterium limnophilum genome and includes:
- a CDS encoding TonB-dependent receptor — encoded protein: MDKKIKLKGDRVIEQIPSIKDKALRINLNENIYGTFAEIGAGQETVRHFFRAGGSSGTIAKATSAYDKDFSDVIYGIEADGRYVTESRLKKMLSHEVNLIEKRLSRAKHPNKMFFSYANTVATIDFAKQFKGHGWVGIRFQIEPNEDYNDIILHIRFKETDVRLQQETLGILGVNLIYSAFYKHNDPKKILRYLYDHLDKDQLEIDTINFSGPCFKDVDNRLMSLQLVKNGMTDAVIFDPQARNVLPAAILYKKNILTLRGSFRPVTKVNMDMYKESLKMFLNENKVDAENTLVIFEITLSNLRSDGEIDERDFMDRAELLCSLGQTVMISNFQEYYRVVEYFSKYTKARMGLAMGVNNLVDIFDEKYYRHLSGGILEAFGKLFYRDMKVYLYPMLGENGEILNSETLKVHPRMKELYKFFKFNGKVVDITNFDPENLEVFSREVLKMIGQNKPGWETMLPPGVAEIIKKKSLFGYNPNALLETSN
- a CDS encoding MBL fold metallo-hydrolase, with amino-acid sequence MKVYFLGTGTSQGIPIIGSNHPVCLSTDLKDKRLRVSVWIHWENHSYVVDCGPDFRQQMLTSNCQKVDGILYTHEHSDHTAGLDDIRPFNFKQGEIPIYANQRVIDNLKLRFDYVFKTENRYPGAPSVKAIEVVNNYPFAIGNKKAIPINVMHGNLPVFGYRIDNFAYLTDVKTVEESEIAKLKNLKVLVINALRETPHDTHFNLQEALDFIAMIQPEKAYLTHISHLMGFHEEVQQKLPENVYLAYDNLEITI
- a CDS encoding dihydroorotase; this translates as MNTIIREAKIIDSESPFHNQTVDILIVDGVIKKIGTSLPNPENAEEVKLDNLHLSQGWFDSSVSLGEPGFEDRETIANGLNVAAKSGFTAIALQPNSYPIIDNQSQINFVKSKANGFATELFPIGALTKGSEGKDMAELFDMKNAGAVAFGDYNKSLDNANLLKIALQYVQDFDGLVIAFAQDSNIKGNGVANEGIVSTRLGLKGIPDLAEELQIARNLFLLEYTGGKLHIPTISTAKSVALIKEAKAKGLKVTCSVSVHHLVLTDEKLENFDTRCKVSPPLRTETDRQALLAGILDNTIDMITTDHNPIDIEHKKMEFDLAKNGTISLESAFGALSTVLSLEKIIEKLTSGKNTFGIESQTIAEGQKANISLFNPEGKSVFTNDNILSKSKNSAFLGTELKGKVYGIYNQGKLVL
- a CDS encoding alpha/beta hydrolase, whose amino-acid sequence is MNLSLEYLVREPKIKLDKNPLLLLIHGYGSNEQDLFSFATELPDEYYIVSVRAPYDIQYGSYAWYAINFDADQNKFSDNEQAKTSRDLIAQFIDELEANYPIDNENVTLIGFSQGAILSYAVALSHPEKVQRVVAMSGYVNPEIIEENYLKNSFSNLKIFTSHGTVDQVIPVEWGRKAKPFLENLGINSTYKEYPIGHGVSPQNFYDFKNWILANT